The Deinococcus arcticus genome segment GTGTGCGGAGATGGGTGGGCTTGTTGCGGGCAAGGGGCTGGGCATTCAAGACGTCCTTGCAGTCACGGAGCCGGGAGGCTGCTTTTCATCCGTACCTGTCGTAGAGATCCGGGCGGCTTTGGTGTTGACACACAGCAGGGTGGAAGGGGTGTCGGCGAGGTTGTCCAGTTTGTGAGGCGCACCCGCAGGAATGAGGATGCCTTGACCTGAACAGAGGCTGGTGCATGTGCCGTTGATGGTGACGGCCACATGGCCCTCAGCAACAAAGAAGAACTGATCCGTTTGCTGATGGGCATGCATCGTGCCGGTGCAATGCGCGCCGATTTCCTCAAGGTATCCGACACTGCACCATGTCTTGAACAGCACCTGCACGTCGTCAACTTTAAACACATCGTTCATCGTGGTCGACCGTCCATCCTTGTCGGTTGAGGACGTAATGCGTCCATGACAAGTGTTGAATGCCAAAGTAAGCGCAGAACGCTTCAGTGGGTTTGCGAAGCGCGCGCTCCCCGCTGAGCCCTGTATGGGCGTGCGTGACCAGGGCAATGGATTTGGTGGCCAGGACAGCGCGCAGGTGCGCCTGCGGTGCTTCATCAAGGTCACAGCAGCGTTCCAGAAACAGCTGCAGCAGGGATGAGTGGTTCCCAAAGTACACGGGGGTCAGGAACAGAATTTCATTCCGCGTCAGGACTTGGCAGAGTAAATCCAGAAACTGATCGTCTGACGGGTATTGTTGGTCGTACCGGTATGGGTGGATCACGCTCGACCTGAGCAGGATGGGCGGCACGTCGGGCGTGAGGTTGAAGCGCTGCTGAAACCCTGCCGTCTGATAGAGCGCCGTGGTGTTTCCTGAGGTCTGCAAGCTGGCCAGCACGACGCTCGGTGGGTCAGGCATGCAGCATGTCCAGGTGGCGGGGTGGATGCACCGCGTATGTGGCGCTCAGCGTGCTTTGTCTCTTGATGAGGTCATCCGCAGATGTGGCGTGTGACCGGATCACGTGGGTCAGGGGCCGTTGATCGTACCAGGCCTCGCAGGCCAGCAGGTCAGACCACAGGTAGGTAAAGTACCGGGCCGCGTAACTCGTGGCGAAGCTGTGGTTGAGCTGCAGGTTGGCTAGTCGGTGGTCGATGAAGCCTGCCGTCCGGAAGGAAGCAGTGAATTGCCTTGTCGCTTCACTGCTGCGCTCGGCGTCATGCAGAACGTGGTTGTATAGGTCAAGCAGGGCCGCGTGACCTCGGCGAGCCAGCTTGAAGAGGAGGCTGACCTTCAGGTTGTGCAGGTGCTGCTCCACTGCTCGTGCGTCCGCGAGGCCCTCATAGAAGTGGGGCGTGAGCGCCAGTTTCTCCAGATATTGACTGGTGTATTCCCGCTCGGATTCATTCAAAGCCTCGACGCTGAGCCCTTCTTGCTGAAACAGCAGCAGGTTCTGGAGGGCATGTCCAAATTCGTGGCAGAAACTCATGACGCGCTCCAGGCGCTGGAAGCGTTCACCACTGGTATTGCCCGTATTCACCACCACAAACGAGCAGGGCGGCTCCGTGTCCGTCCCATGCACCGCGAAAGTGGCGTTCTTATACCGCGCGGTGGCTGGGCCAGCGCAATCAAGGATGATCCGGCCAATGGGCGTATGGTTGAGGGCCACATGGATCTCTTGTGGCGCGCCAGGCTGCCCCGGCGCTGGGAGGGTGATGGTGATGCCGTGCCCTTCAAGGTGATGTGCGAGGCGTGCCAGGACGTGATGGACGGGCAGATGGAGGGCGCGGAGATGCGCCGGCGGGATGGAAATAGCCTGGATCACCTGAGGCAGGGCGCCGGGCGTGGGCGGCGCCGTTTGCCCATGCTTCTCCAAGAGGCCGCCGAGCTGATGATCTGCGGTGTCCAGGCTAAGGCGTGCAAGCTGCTCCACGAACGCAACCGGCACCTCAGGATTTTGATAGCCAAAGAAGTGCATGTGATGGGCGGCAGCGGCGAGTTGTCGGCGCAGGGTGAGAATGGCCTGCGCGTGCTCGGGAAGACCAGAGGCCTCGACTGCTGCCTGTTGGCGCTGGCAGATGGCGGCGCGTGTGGCTGGGGAGGACGTATCCTTCAGCAACGCTGCCAGCGCCTGATACTTGTAGGTTTGACCCTCATACGCAATTGGGGTCGCCATGAATCGCCGGTATGCCTGACTGTACTGGTCCACTTCTGAGTAAATGCGGCGCAGGGTGTCTTGTTTGCCGTTTTCATCATCGATGAATTCATCACAGATGACCCGGGCCAAGGTGTTGGTGTGGTCTTCCGTGGCTATAGGCCCAAGAGCCCTCGCGCGCTGCTCTGCCAGGGCGGCAAACTCGTCAATCTCCTCAACCTGTGAAGGTGCCAGCGGTGCATACCCGCAGTGGTGCAGAATGAGCAGAAGGGTCCGGGCGCGATTTCCACGAACAATCTGCAGGGCATGGTCGGTTGGGTCGGGGCCTTTGAGTGCCTGGGCAGCGGTGCGAAAGGTGGACAGAATCGCTGCTTGATCAAAGGTCATATGGGACGAAACCCGAAGCTGAGCGCCAACGTCCGGGCAGAGTAATCCGACAACCACCGGCCGTGAACTGTGTTGGCGCCATCAAAGAGAATGGCGTGCCCTGGCGTCAAGCGCTCTTCATGCCGCTCACCCGCATCGTCGTAGTAGTAAAAGTCATGCGGCGTGTGGCCCTCACGGTGTTCACGTGAGATCAGGAACAGCAAGTTGATGTGATACACGTCTCGGTCCACGTGCGGGTAACGGCCTTTGCCCTCCCCTTCATAGCGCAGCAGGGAGTAGTCGCCACTGAACGCCACGGGTCGCTGGCACACTTGTCCCACGGCTCGCTCCAGCCAGCCAATATCAACGTTGCATTCGGCCAGGAGCTCGACAGGGGGCGAATAGGCTTCGTAGGTCTGGTAGTCCTCAAGGTGCGCCACCAGATGCTGAGTGACCTGCTCTGCAAATGCCCCGATTTGTTTTAAGAGCTGATCATCGGTGATGTGCGTTGGCTCGAGGACACGTTGTTCCGACAACCGACGTTGAATCTCTGTGAAGGTGCGCGTTTTCGCCATTCCGTCAGGATTCTTGCGAAACAGATTGTACAGGATGGAGTTGATGATCTGCTCCGCATTGTCTTGTGCGGGCGTGCGCACCTTGACGTTGAATTCGTTTTCGTAGGCTTTGAGAAACTGTGAACCGTTCATTCTGACCTCGCTTGAAATGTGAATCCGAAGACCGCTCCGTCATTTGAGGTCACCAACAGATGACCTCCAGATGTCATGACTGGAGAGCCGTGAATCGCTGTTGGAAGGGACTTCACTTCTGACTCCTGCTCTGTTTCCCACAGGAATTCACCGGTAAAGGCGTCAAGGCACAGAATCTTTCCGGCTTGATGGGTGACCATGAAACAGTGGTTGATCAGCAGCGGCGCGGTGTACCCGAAGCGCACATTGACCGCACAGTCCCACTGCCGGCCACTGCCATCGCGCGCAAATGCGTAGATCCTGCCCAATTCTGTGGTCACCACAATGCCTGTTGCCGAGATGGCCAGTGACGCCGTGGTGCTGCCAAACACCCGGTAGCGTGCACGCGGCTTGAACGTGACGATGTCCAGGGCCACCACATGCCCGCCTGTGTCAGCGATCCACACACACTGATGTTGATGGTCATACACCGGCGTGGCCACAATGTCGTGCGGCAGGTCAAAGGCTGCGCGTTCCTCCAAGGCTAGGTCAAGCGCACTCACGCGGTTGTACGAGCACAGCAAAATCAGGTCATGGTCGTCGGCCACCAGCAAGTTGGCGTATGGATTGGCCCGGTCGTACTTCGCGCCTCGGCCCCCCACCTGCGTGCAGGTTCGGCGTTCTGTCACCACCTGCAAGGTGGCGGGGTCCACCCTGTAGAGCCGGTTATCGTAGGCGGATACATAGAGGAAATCTCGATGCACCACGGGTGTGGCGTACACAGGGGTGGCCAGGCGCACGAAAGCTTTCGTCTGGCCGGTGTGGTCCAGCCGGTAGAGGTATCCATTGGTGGTGCCCACCAGCAGATCTGCACCCAAGAGCTGCGCCGGGGCGTACACCGAACCTTTTAACTGGTTGCGCCGCTCCACGCTGCTCAGCTGCTCATCAGACCGGCTCACCTGCCCGGCATAGTCAAAAATCCACCGCTCCTGGTCTCGGGCCACGACAGGACTCCATACGGGAACGGGACTGCGGTGTGGCCCAGACGTGACGGCGCAGACCCTGGTGAGGATGGGGCCAGCTTCCATATCCACGTCGGCCACCACACCGGGCGTCAGGTGCTCGTTCTTATATCTCACGTCAGATGGCCTTAGTGCCGGCCGGGTCCAGGTTGAGCACCGCTGAGGCGGTCATCTTCCGGAACGCGAAGAAGTAGAT includes the following:
- a CDS encoding NAD(P)H-dependent oxidoreductase; the protein is MPDPPSVVLASLQTSGNTTALYQTAGFQQRFNLTPDVPPILLRSSVIHPYRYDQQYPSDDQFLDLLCQVLTRNEILFLTPVYFGNHSSLLQLFLERCCDLDEAPQAHLRAVLATKSIALVTHAHTGLSGERALRKPTEAFCAYFGIQHLSWTHYVLNRQGWTVDHDERCV
- a CDS encoding M3 family metallopeptidase: MTFDQAAILSTFRTAAQALKGPDPTDHALQIVRGNRARTLLLILHHCGYAPLAPSQVEEIDEFAALAEQRARALGPIATEDHTNTLARVICDEFIDDENGKQDTLRRIYSEVDQYSQAYRRFMATPIAYEGQTYKYQALAALLKDTSSPATRAAICQRQQAAVEASGLPEHAQAILTLRRQLAAAAHHMHFFGYQNPEVPVAFVEQLARLSLDTADHQLGGLLEKHGQTAPPTPGALPQVIQAISIPPAHLRALHLPVHHVLARLAHHLEGHGITITLPAPGQPGAPQEIHVALNHTPIGRIILDCAGPATARYKNATFAVHGTDTEPPCSFVVVNTGNTSGERFQRLERVMSFCHEFGHALQNLLLFQQEGLSVEALNESEREYTSQYLEKLALTPHFYEGLADARAVEQHLHNLKVSLLFKLARRGHAALLDLYNHVLHDAERSSEATRQFTASFRTAGFIDHRLANLQLNHSFATSYAARYFTYLWSDLLACEAWYDQRPLTHVIRSHATSADDLIKRQSTLSATYAVHPPRHLDMLHA
- a CDS encoding cupin domain-containing protein, which produces MNDVFKVDDVQVLFKTWCSVGYLEEIGAHCTGTMHAHQQTDQFFFVAEGHVAVTINGTCTSLCSGQGILIPAGAPHKLDNLADTPSTLLCVNTKAARISTTGTDEKQPPGSVTARTS
- a CDS encoding outer membrane protein assembly factor BamB family protein produces the protein MARDQERWIFDYAGQVSRSDEQLSSVERRNQLKGSVYAPAQLLGADLLVGTTNGYLYRLDHTGQTKAFVRLATPVYATPVVHRDFLYVSAYDNRLYRVDPATLQVVTERRTCTQVGGRGAKYDRANPYANLLVADDHDLILLCSYNRVSALDLALEERAAFDLPHDIVATPVYDHQHQCVWIADTGGHVVALDIVTFKPRARYRVFGSTTASLAISATGIVVTTELGRIYAFARDGSGRQWDCAVNVRFGYTAPLLINHCFMVTHQAGKILCLDAFTGEFLWETEQESEVKSLPTAIHGSPVMTSGGHLLVTSNDGAVFGFTFQARSE